From Larus michahellis chromosome 8, bLarMic1.1, whole genome shotgun sequence, one genomic window encodes:
- the BRINP2 gene encoding BMP/retinoic acid-inducible neural-specific protein 2 isoform X1, producing MGRQDLPRADGPPPMLPWPLALLALSVCCRWGVASGAGGTVSQQHAAPATPSSSSSSSSSSGRAPLDWLLTDRGPFHRAQEYVDFMERYRQGFTTRYRIYREFARWKVNNLALERKDFFSLPLPLAPEFIRNIRLLGRRPSAQQITDSLIKKYGTHFLLAATLGGEESLTIFVDKRKLSRRAEPLGAAGNSSGVSLETLHQLAASYFIDRESTLRRLHHIQIATAAIKVTETRTGPLGCSNYDNLDSVSSVLVQSPENKVQLQGLQTVLPSYLRERFVVAALSYIACSSAGELVCRRSDCRCQCQPTFPHCNCPEADVQALESSLAQLRRAWESHHGQFEESEEFQALVKRLPGDRFLNRTAISHFWAMDLDIQHRYQQLGTSLKLLSRKTHRLIRRLFNLSKRCHRQPRFTMPKERSLPYWWSRAQSLLYCSETTVPGTFLEESHSCTCPSDQPSCQGSIPCALGEGPACASCAEDNSTRCGTCNHGYVLSQGFCRPEVADSLEHYLGLETDLQDLELKYLLQKRDSRIEVHSIFISNDMRLGSWFDPSWRKRMLLTLKSNKYKPGLVHVMLALSLQICLTKNSTLEPVMAIYVNPFGGSHSESWFMPVNEGSFPDWERTNVDASAQCQNWTLTLGNKWKTFFETVHVYLRSRIKSLDDSSNETIYYEPLEMADPSKNLGYMKINSLQVFGYSLPFEPDAIRDLILQLDYPYTQGSQDSAMLQLLEIRDRVNRLSPPGKTRLDLFTCLLRHRLKLANNEVARIQSSLRAFNAKLPNAVEQETSKLCS from the exons atggggcgGCAGGACCTCCCGCGTGCTGACGGGCCCCCGCCGATGCTCCCGTGGCCTCTGGCCCTCCTGGCCCTGAGCGTGTGCTGCCGCTGGGGAGTGGCCAGTGGGGCGGGCGGCACAGTGTCCCAGCAGCATGCTGCCCCTGcgaccccttcctcctcctcctcctcctcctcttcctcgggcCGGGCACCCCTCGACTGGCTCCTCACCGACCGGGGACCCTTCCACCGAGCCCAGGAGTATGTGGACTTCATGGAGCGCTAccgccagggtttcaccaccagGTACAGGATCTACAG AGAGTTTGCTCGCTGGAAAGTGAATAACTTGGCATTGGAGAGGAAAGACTTCTTCAGCCTGCCGCTTCCCCTGGCCCCTGAATTCATCCGCAACATCCGTCTGCTGGGACGCCGGCCCAGCGCCCAGCAGATCACCGACAGCCTCATCAAAAAGTATGGGACCCATTTCTTGCTCGCTGCCACGCTGGGAG GAGAGGAGTCCTTGACCATTTTTGTGGACAAGCGCAAGCTGAGCCGGAGGGCAGAGCCCCTTGGGGCCGCTGGGAACAGCTCGGGGGTCTCGCTGGAGACCCTGCACCAGCTGGCAGCCTCCTACTTCATCGACCGGGAAAGCACTCTGCGCCGGCTCCACCACATCCAGATCGCCACAGCTGCCATCAAG GTGACCGAAACGCGGACGGGGCCACTCGGCTGCAGCAACTATGACAACCTGGATTCAGTGAGCTCGGTTCTGGTGCAGAGCCCTGAGAACAAAGTGCAGCTCCAAG GGCTGCAGACGGTGCTCCCCTCCTACCTGCGGGAGCGGTTCGTGGTGGCCGCCCTCAGCTACATCGCCTGCAGCTCGGCCGGGGAGCTTGTGTGCCGCCGGAGCGACTGCCGCTGCCAGTGCCAGCCCACCTTCCCCCACTGCAACTGCCCCGAGGCTGATGTCCAGGCACTGGAGAGCAGCCTGGCCCAGCTCCGGCGAGCCTGGGAGAGCCACCACGGCCAGTTTGAGGAGTCAG AGGAGTTTCAGGCCCTGGTGAAGAGGCTCCCTGGGGACCGTTTCCTGAACAGGACGGCCATCTCCCACTTCTGGGCCATGGACCTGGACATCCAGCATCGCTACCAGCAGCTGGGCACCAGCCTGAAGCTGCTCTCCAGGAAAACCCACCGACTCATCCGGCGGCTCTTCAACCTCAGCAAACGCTGCCACCGGCAACCTCGCTTCACAATGCCAAAAGAGAG GTCCCTCCCTTACTGGTGGAGTCGTGCACAATCACTCCTGTACTGCAGCGAGACCACCGTGCCTGGGACCTTCCTGGAAGAAAGTCACAGCTGCACATGTCCCTCCGACCAGCCCTCCTGCCAGGGGTCCATACCGTGTGCCTTGGGCGAGGGGCCAGCCTGCGCCAGCTGTGCTGAGGACAACAGCACCCGCTGTGGGACCTGCAACCACGGCTACGTGCTCAGCCAGGGTTTCTGCCGCCCCGAGGTGGCTGACTCGCTGGAGCACTACCTGGGGTTGGAGACGGACCTGCAGGACTTGGAGCTGAAGTACCTCCTGCAGAAACGGGACAGCCGTATAGAGGTGCACTCCATCTTCATCAGCAATGACATGCGCCTGGGGAGCTGGTTCGACCCTTCCTGGAGGAAACGCATGCTCTTGACCCTGAAGAGCAACAAATACAAGCCTGGGCTGGTTCATGTGATGTTGGCCCTCTCCTTGCAGATCTGCCTCACCAAGAACAGCACACTGGAGCCTGTCATGGCCATCTACGTTAACCCGTTTGGGGGAAGCCACTCGGAGAGCTGGTTCATGCCCGTCAACGAGGGCAGCTTCCCAGACTGGGAAAGGACTAACGTAGATGCTTCTGCCCAGTGCCAAAACTGGACACTCACCTTGGGCAACAAGTGGAAGACCTTCTTTGAAACGGTCCACGTCTACTTGCGGAGCCGCATCAAGTCTCTGGATGACAGTTCCAATGAGACAATCTACTATGAACCCCTGGAGATGGCAGATCCCTCCAAGAACCTGGGATACATGAAAATCAACAGCTTGCAAGTCTTCGGCTACAGCCTGCCCTTTGAACCAGATGCTATTCGTGACCTGATCCTTCAACTGGACTACCCCTATACCCAGGGTTCCCAGGACTCAGCcatgctccagctgctggagatcAGGGACCGGGTGAACAGGTTGTCACCCCCTGGCAAAACCCGCCTTGACCTCTTCACTTGCTTGCTCCGCCACAGGCTTAAGTTGGCCAACAATGAGGTGGCGAGGATCCAGTCCTCCTTGAGGGCCTTCAACGCCAAGCTGCCCAATGCAGTAGAGCAGGAGACCAGCAAACTCTGCAGCTAA
- the BRINP2 gene encoding BMP/retinoic acid-inducible neural-specific protein 2 isoform X2 gives MGRQDLPRADGPPPMLPWPLALLALSVCCRWGVASGAGGTVSQQHAAPATPSSSSSSSSSSGRAPLDWLLTDRGPFHRAQEYVDFMERYRQGFTTREFARWKVNNLALERKDFFSLPLPLAPEFIRNIRLLGRRPSAQQITDSLIKKYGTHFLLAATLGGEESLTIFVDKRKLSRRAEPLGAAGNSSGVSLETLHQLAASYFIDRESTLRRLHHIQIATAAIKVTETRTGPLGCSNYDNLDSVSSVLVQSPENKVQLQGLQTVLPSYLRERFVVAALSYIACSSAGELVCRRSDCRCQCQPTFPHCNCPEADVQALESSLAQLRRAWESHHGQFEESEEFQALVKRLPGDRFLNRTAISHFWAMDLDIQHRYQQLGTSLKLLSRKTHRLIRRLFNLSKRCHRQPRFTMPKERSLPYWWSRAQSLLYCSETTVPGTFLEESHSCTCPSDQPSCQGSIPCALGEGPACASCAEDNSTRCGTCNHGYVLSQGFCRPEVADSLEHYLGLETDLQDLELKYLLQKRDSRIEVHSIFISNDMRLGSWFDPSWRKRMLLTLKSNKYKPGLVHVMLALSLQICLTKNSTLEPVMAIYVNPFGGSHSESWFMPVNEGSFPDWERTNVDASAQCQNWTLTLGNKWKTFFETVHVYLRSRIKSLDDSSNETIYYEPLEMADPSKNLGYMKINSLQVFGYSLPFEPDAIRDLILQLDYPYTQGSQDSAMLQLLEIRDRVNRLSPPGKTRLDLFTCLLRHRLKLANNEVARIQSSLRAFNAKLPNAVEQETSKLCS, from the exons atggggcgGCAGGACCTCCCGCGTGCTGACGGGCCCCCGCCGATGCTCCCGTGGCCTCTGGCCCTCCTGGCCCTGAGCGTGTGCTGCCGCTGGGGAGTGGCCAGTGGGGCGGGCGGCACAGTGTCCCAGCAGCATGCTGCCCCTGcgaccccttcctcctcctcctcctcctcctcttcctcgggcCGGGCACCCCTCGACTGGCTCCTCACCGACCGGGGACCCTTCCACCGAGCCCAGGAGTATGTGGACTTCATGGAGCGCTAccgccagggtttcaccaccag AGAGTTTGCTCGCTGGAAAGTGAATAACTTGGCATTGGAGAGGAAAGACTTCTTCAGCCTGCCGCTTCCCCTGGCCCCTGAATTCATCCGCAACATCCGTCTGCTGGGACGCCGGCCCAGCGCCCAGCAGATCACCGACAGCCTCATCAAAAAGTATGGGACCCATTTCTTGCTCGCTGCCACGCTGGGAG GAGAGGAGTCCTTGACCATTTTTGTGGACAAGCGCAAGCTGAGCCGGAGGGCAGAGCCCCTTGGGGCCGCTGGGAACAGCTCGGGGGTCTCGCTGGAGACCCTGCACCAGCTGGCAGCCTCCTACTTCATCGACCGGGAAAGCACTCTGCGCCGGCTCCACCACATCCAGATCGCCACAGCTGCCATCAAG GTGACCGAAACGCGGACGGGGCCACTCGGCTGCAGCAACTATGACAACCTGGATTCAGTGAGCTCGGTTCTGGTGCAGAGCCCTGAGAACAAAGTGCAGCTCCAAG GGCTGCAGACGGTGCTCCCCTCCTACCTGCGGGAGCGGTTCGTGGTGGCCGCCCTCAGCTACATCGCCTGCAGCTCGGCCGGGGAGCTTGTGTGCCGCCGGAGCGACTGCCGCTGCCAGTGCCAGCCCACCTTCCCCCACTGCAACTGCCCCGAGGCTGATGTCCAGGCACTGGAGAGCAGCCTGGCCCAGCTCCGGCGAGCCTGGGAGAGCCACCACGGCCAGTTTGAGGAGTCAG AGGAGTTTCAGGCCCTGGTGAAGAGGCTCCCTGGGGACCGTTTCCTGAACAGGACGGCCATCTCCCACTTCTGGGCCATGGACCTGGACATCCAGCATCGCTACCAGCAGCTGGGCACCAGCCTGAAGCTGCTCTCCAGGAAAACCCACCGACTCATCCGGCGGCTCTTCAACCTCAGCAAACGCTGCCACCGGCAACCTCGCTTCACAATGCCAAAAGAGAG GTCCCTCCCTTACTGGTGGAGTCGTGCACAATCACTCCTGTACTGCAGCGAGACCACCGTGCCTGGGACCTTCCTGGAAGAAAGTCACAGCTGCACATGTCCCTCCGACCAGCCCTCCTGCCAGGGGTCCATACCGTGTGCCTTGGGCGAGGGGCCAGCCTGCGCCAGCTGTGCTGAGGACAACAGCACCCGCTGTGGGACCTGCAACCACGGCTACGTGCTCAGCCAGGGTTTCTGCCGCCCCGAGGTGGCTGACTCGCTGGAGCACTACCTGGGGTTGGAGACGGACCTGCAGGACTTGGAGCTGAAGTACCTCCTGCAGAAACGGGACAGCCGTATAGAGGTGCACTCCATCTTCATCAGCAATGACATGCGCCTGGGGAGCTGGTTCGACCCTTCCTGGAGGAAACGCATGCTCTTGACCCTGAAGAGCAACAAATACAAGCCTGGGCTGGTTCATGTGATGTTGGCCCTCTCCTTGCAGATCTGCCTCACCAAGAACAGCACACTGGAGCCTGTCATGGCCATCTACGTTAACCCGTTTGGGGGAAGCCACTCGGAGAGCTGGTTCATGCCCGTCAACGAGGGCAGCTTCCCAGACTGGGAAAGGACTAACGTAGATGCTTCTGCCCAGTGCCAAAACTGGACACTCACCTTGGGCAACAAGTGGAAGACCTTCTTTGAAACGGTCCACGTCTACTTGCGGAGCCGCATCAAGTCTCTGGATGACAGTTCCAATGAGACAATCTACTATGAACCCCTGGAGATGGCAGATCCCTCCAAGAACCTGGGATACATGAAAATCAACAGCTTGCAAGTCTTCGGCTACAGCCTGCCCTTTGAACCAGATGCTATTCGTGACCTGATCCTTCAACTGGACTACCCCTATACCCAGGGTTCCCAGGACTCAGCcatgctccagctgctggagatcAGGGACCGGGTGAACAGGTTGTCACCCCCTGGCAAAACCCGCCTTGACCTCTTCACTTGCTTGCTCCGCCACAGGCTTAAGTTGGCCAACAATGAGGTGGCGAGGATCCAGTCCTCCTTGAGGGCCTTCAACGCCAAGCTGCCCAATGCAGTAGAGCAGGAGACCAGCAAACTCTGCAGCTAA